The Henckelia pumila isolate YLH828 chromosome 2, ASM3356847v2, whole genome shotgun sequence genome includes a window with the following:
- the LOC140882566 gene encoding uncharacterized protein: protein MASTEEPVVPVQSEPVAESNVATEPADEKNPPPASSKTKKAAAKEPKTKKVAAPRKRSGPAHPPYFEMVKDAIVTLKERTGSSQPAITKFTEAKQKNLPPNFRKLLLVQLRKLVENGKLVKVKSSYKLPPARSPKPVQKKPSAVAKAKTKPKPKTKPNPKPKVAATKKKVTVAKAKPAKATPVKPKATVAPKSKSATKAKPVAKAKPAAKSKAVTAPVKKAATKRKAPEKSTKTEKKPPSKVAKITTRSSPGKKTATVAVAVKKSPAAKKATPVKKAPVKPKIVKSPAKKAAAKKGKK from the exons ATGGCTTCCACCGAAGAACCAGTGGTCCCGGTCCAATCCGAGCCGGTGGCTGAGTCCAACGTCGCCACCGAGCCTGCGGATGAGAAAAACCCTCCACCCGCAAGCTCTAAAACTAAGAAGGCTGCGGCCAAAGAACCCAAGACGAAGAAGGTAGCCGCACCAAGAAAGCGTAGTGGCCCCGCGCACCCTCCGTACTTTGAG ATGGTTAAAGATGCGATCGTGACTTTGAAGGAAAGGACTGGATCGAGTCAGCCTGCGATTACCAAGTTTACTGAGGCGAAGCAGAAGAATCTGCCACCTAATTTCAGGAAGCTGCTGCTTGTTCAATTGAGGAAGCTCGTGGAGAATGGTAAACTTGTGAAGGTCAAGAGTTCTTACAAACTGCCACCGGCTCGTTCTCCAAAACCGGTTCAGAAGAAGCCTTCCGCTGTTGCCAAGGCCAAGACCAAGCCAAAGCCCAAGACAAAGCCAAATCCAAAGCCCAAGGTCGCCGCCACCAAGAAAAAGGTCACCGTTGCCAAAGCAAAGCCGGCTAAAGCTACCCCTGTGAAGCCCAAGGCCACCGTCGCACCGAAATCCAAGTCAGCCACGAAGGCGAAGCCGGTTGCAAAGGCTAAACCTGCCGCAAAGTCGAAGGCAGTTACTGCTCCTGTGAAGAAGGCAGCGACCAAGAGAAAGGCACCGGAGAAGTCGACGAAGACCGAAAAGAAACCTCCATCCAAGGTTGCGAAGATAACTACCAGATCGAGTCCGGGAAAGAAGACCGCAACAGTGGCGGTGGCTGTGAAGAAATCTCCGGCTGCAAAGAAGGCGACTCCTGTGAAGAAGGCTCCGGTGAAGCCGAAAATTGTGAAATCACCTGCAAAGAAAGCTGCGGCAAAGAAGGGCAAGAAGTGA
- the LOC140881695 gene encoding probable myosin-binding protein 4, whose amino-acid sequence MAAERSLVKKREPSGYMTFLASAPCEWILIFFLFVYAALTYFLTKFAQFCELKPPCLLCSRLDHVLGDRKSGCYMSPLCSNHREEISTLVPCAVHNKLADVKGMCEECFLPIAVGNKSNSESYRLLVGKLWVDVDRSAIQSFMLNRHMKYHFSGSRTCSCCSKTWGAMFNTERFLGFSGSVGFGASKANVAPPLPRMLTRSRFSRRDSLKRLRDKFTGTMAHLSAVSSSFDTLSHVGYDKQNISPDSESDAMFFEDDGGNASARGKNGSEHEHDVQYDRRGPPRARGNKWALESKSNQGYDVKPSSNLLDLCENKNTLFSSSDVFEVQGLRELDWVEYYHKPSKCLTGELDAGRGTLGAPAETSKSIVSIPQTLALPILSELPATPLSSTLMIPDQNIEAVAGTSSETVHPSELNNMNPTDVSTRGIENIELSGAHALGDDLAENEEEMECLIKEFSTSEVGSSSKVTSPSASEKNDEFRTIPISASLGRSDSEHHESSDGISDGDIIGEGLVDRLKRQVEHDQICISSLHQELEVERSAATIAANQAMAMITRLQEEKASFRMEALQYLRLMEEQAEYDTEALERANDLLSEKEKELQDLESELEFYRNNIVEKEKELQELETELEFFRNNIAEESIVTHCTEHDPRASTDDSGSSNTTKSNGNCKPMNSSAPNFADEKLYISQCLNKLEKELHQAYCSRKLDMSNGLDSGNMKNEVHDVEILLPDQESTSTLEMEEKTSSLQKCVSASNAASEHEKENGHASEKGSRLSENYGCINCSDFEKEIADLRERLEALEINQDFLKHVSNLLQNGNDGLQLIHEIAHQLKERRKA is encoded by the coding sequence ATGGCTGCAGAGAGATCATTGGTGAAGAAGAGGGAACCCAGTGGATACATGACATTCTTGGCATCCGCCCCCTGCGAATGGATCTTAATCTTTTTCCTCTTTGTCTACGCGGCATTAACATATTTCCTCACAAAGTTTGCTCAGTTTTGCGAATTGAAACCACCATGTCTGTTGTGCTCGAGGCTTGATCATGTTCTTGGGGACAGGAAATCGGGTTGTTACATGAGCCCATTGTGCAGCAACCATAGAGAAGAGATATCGACTTTAGTACCTTGCGCGGTACACAATAAACTTGCTGATGTTAAAGGGATGTGTGAAGAATGTTTCTTACCAATTGCTGTGGGGAACAAATCGAATTCCGAATCATATAGGTTGTTGGTTGGTAAATTGTGGGTCGATGTGGACCGATCTGCTATTCAAAGCTTCATGCTCAATAGGCATATGAAGTACCATTTCTCAGGCTCTAGGACGTGTTCTTGCTGCAGCAAGACATGGGGAGCTATGTTCAATACTGAAaggtttcttgggtttagtggTTCAGTTGGATTTGGAGCTTCTAAAGCGAACGTTGCCCCTCCTCTGCCTCGCATGCTGACTCGTAGTCGTTTCAGCAGGAGGGATAGCTTGAAGAGGTTAAGAGATAAGTTTACAGGGACAATGGCTCACCTTTCTGCTGTGAGCAGTAGTTTCGATACATTGTCTCATGTGGGGTATGACAAGCAAAACATATCGCCTGATTCTGAGTCGGACGCCATGTTCTTTGAGGATGACGGTGGAAATGCTAGTGCTCGTGGTAAAAACGGGAGCGAGCACGAGCATGATGTTCAGTATGATAGACGAGGTCCACCTAGAGCACGAGGCAACAAATGGGCCTTGGAGTCGAAATCAAATCAAGGTTATGACGTGAAACCTTCATCCAATCTGCTTGATTTGTGTGAGAATAAGAACACCCTTTTCTCATCATCGGATGTCTTCGAAGTGCAGGGTCTGAGAGAGCTTGATTGGGTAGAATATTATCATAAACCAAGTAAATGTTTGACTGGGGAACTTGACGCTGGAAGAGGAACACTTGGTGCGCCAGCAGAGACTTCTAAATCCATCGTTTCTATCCCTCAAACATTGGCCCTCCCCATTCTGTCTGAACTTCCTGCCACTCCCTTATCCAGCACATTGATGATTCCAGATCAAAATATAGAAGCTGTTGCAGGAACTTCTTCAGAAACTGTTCATCCATCGGAGCTGAATAATATGAATCCAACTGATGTTTCTACTCGAGGCATCGAAAATATAGAACTAAGCGGTGCACATGCCTTGGGGGATGATCTTGCAGAAAATGAAGAAGAGATGGAGTGTCTGATAAAAGAATTCTCTACATCTGAGGTGGGTTCATCATCGAAAGTTACGAGTCCAAGTGCAAGCGAAAAAAACGACGAATTTAGAACAATTCCCATTTCGGCCTCCCTAGGTAGAAGTGACTCTGAACATCATGAATCTTCGGATGGAATCAGTGATGGTGACATTATAGGTGAAGGCCTTGTTGACCGACTAAAACGACAGGTTGAGCACGATCAGATTTGCATTAGTTCTTTGCATCAGGAGTTGGAAGTAGAAAGAAGCGCTGCCACTATTGCAGCAAATCAAGCAATGGCCATGATTACTAGGCTGCAAGAGGAGAAGGCATCATTTCGTATGGAGGCCTTGCAGTACTTGAGATTGATGGAGGAGCAAGCAGAGTACGACACGGAGGCTCTGGAAAGAGCCAACGATCTTCTTTCGGAAAAGGAGAAGGAATTGCAGGACTTGGAATCTGAGTTGGAATTCTACAGAAACAACATTGTTGAAAAGGAGAAGGAATTGCAGGAGTTAGAAACTGAGTTGGAATTCTTCAGAAACAACATTGCTGAAGAATCAATAGTCACCCACTGCACTGAACACGATCCTCGTGCTTCTACAGACGATTCAGGATCTTCCAACACTACGAAATCCAATGGAAACTGTAAACCCATGAATAGTTCAGCACCCAATTTTGCAGATGAAAAACTATACATCTCACAATGTTTGAATAAGTTGGAGAAAGAGCTACATCAAGCTTATTGTAGTAGGAAATTAGATATGTCCAATGGCCTGGATTCTGGAAACATGAAAAATGAAGTTCATGATGTTGAAATTTTACTTCCTGACCAGGAGTCGACATCAACTCTGGAGATGGAAGAGAAAACATCGTCTTTACAAAAATGTGTGTCTGCATCAAATGCCGCCTCTGAACATGAGAAGGAAAATGGACATGCTTCTGAAAAAGGATCAAGATTATCAGAAAATTACGGTTGTATAAATTGTTCCGATTTTGAGAAGGAGATTGCAGATCTTCGTGAGAGACTGGAAGCACTTGAAATTAACCAAGATTTCCTAAAGCATGTTTCGAACTTGCTCCAGAATGGAAACGATGGATTACAATTAATTCATGAAATAGCTCATCAGTTAAAAGAGCGAAGAAAAGCATAA
- the LOC140881905 gene encoding flowering locus K homology domain-like isoform X2, translated as MLSSVPRSIALFLVMVSAKEEPDLLIPPALDGLLKIHKLVIDSDSDLANTPSGGTVCTRLLVAASQAGSLIGKQGATIKSVQDDSNCNIRVLGGENLPVFALPDDSLVEIQGEPTGVHKAVELIATHLRKFLVDRSVVGVFEMQMQIPNPRASRNMPPSQSWGPPPPAFPMNPGGHGYGSNLPFMNQQPRQYDDYYPPMDMDKQPRSGPHSYGRDMTKGAYSNNVQPQQAVIAKVTQNTQIPLSYADAVIGLNGANISYIRRASGASIAIQETKGAPGEMTVEINGSASQVQAAQQLIQNAIAEAVTNAQNSAGVPSHGYNSYSSHGPVYNSPLSNAAGQAGHAPAGEYGSLYGASYGY; from the exons ATGCTGTCATCTGTTCCGAGAAGCATTGCTCTATTTCTG GTGATGGTTTCAGCAAAGGAAGAGCCAGATCTTTTGATTCCACCTGCCTTGGATGGGCTTCTAAAGATCCATAAACTGGTTATCGATTCAGATTCAGATCTAGCTAACACACCATCGGGTGGAACTGTTTGCACAAGATTACTCGTGGCTGCAAGTCAGGCTGGCAGCTTGATTGGCAAGCAAGGTGCCACTATAAAGTCCGTTCAAGATGATTCGAACTGTAACATTCGAGTACTTGGAGGAG AGAACTTGCCCGTGTTTGCTCTACCAGATGATAGTTTAGTTGAGATACAGGGGGAACCCACAGGTGTGCACAAGGCAGTTGAATTAATTGCCACACATCTACGGAAATTTTTAGTTGATCGAAGTGTTGTTGGAGTCTTTGAAATGCAG ATGCAAATACCAAATCCTCGAGCAAGCCGGAACATGCCCCCATCCCAGTCATGGGGACCTCCTCCGCCAGCTTTTCCCATGAATCCTGGTGGACATGGTTATGGGTCGAACCTTCCATTTATGAACCAGCAACCACGTCAATATGATGATTACTATCCACCAATGGACATGGACAAGCAGCCTCGCTCAGGCCCGCATAGTTATGGCAGGGACATGACAAAGGGTGCTTACTCAAATAATGTTCAGCCCCAGCAAGCAGTGATTGCAAAG GTCACTCAGAACACCCAAATTCCCCTCTCATATGCAGATGCTGTTATTGGTCTTAATGGTGCAAATATCAGTTACATTCGTCGTGCTAGTGGTGCAAGTATTGCAATTCAGGAAACAAAGGGTGCTCCTGGTGAGATGACTGTTGAAATTAATGGGTCTGCGTCGCAAGTCCAAGCAGCGCAACAGTTGATACAG AATGCCATTGCTGAGGCCGTAACCAATGCACAGAATAGTGCTGGAGTACCTAGTCATGGTTATAATTCTTACTCATCTCATGGTCCCGTCTACAACTCTCCACTATCGAATGCTGCAGGTCAAGCTGGCCATGCTCCAGCTGGAGAGTATGGCTCACTATATGGTGCTAGTTATGGATATTAG
- the LOC140881905 gene encoding flowering locus K homology domain-like isoform X1: MAEENFDGKDIDNVQDADDVTENLNISEEVQEAESDSSVAVEKKWPGWPGENVFRMLVPVQRVGGIIGRKGEFIKKICEETKARIKILDGPPGTTERTVMVSAKEEPDLLIPPALDGLLKIHKLVIDSDSDLANTPSGGTVCTRLLVAASQAGSLIGKQGATIKSVQDDSNCNIRVLGGENLPVFALPDDSLVEIQGEPTGVHKAVELIATHLRKFLVDRSVVGVFEMQMQIPNPRASRNMPPSQSWGPPPPAFPMNPGGHGYGSNLPFMNQQPRQYDDYYPPMDMDKQPRSGPHSYGRDMTKGAYSNNVQPQQAVIAKVTQNTQIPLSYADAVIGLNGANISYIRRASGASIAIQETKGAPGEMTVEINGSASQVQAAQQLIQNAIAEAVTNAQNSAGVPSHGYNSYSSHGPVYNSPLSNAAGQAGHAPAGEYGSLYGASYGY; this comes from the exons ATGGCGGaagaaaattttgatggaaAGGACATAGATAATGTGCAAGATGCAGATGATGTGACTGAGAATTTGAATATTTCGGAAGAAGTACAAGAAGCTGAAAGTGATTCAAGTGTGGCAGTGGAAAAGAAATGGCCTGGATGGCCCGGAGAAAATGTTTTTAGGATGTTAGTTCCTGTTCAAAGGGTTGGTGGTATCATTGGACGTAAAGGAGAATTTATTAAGAAaatatgcgaggaaacaaaggCACGAATTAAGATTCTTGACGGTCCTCCTGGAACCACTGAGAGAACT GTGATGGTTTCAGCAAAGGAAGAGCCAGATCTTTTGATTCCACCTGCCTTGGATGGGCTTCTAAAGATCCATAAACTGGTTATCGATTCAGATTCAGATCTAGCTAACACACCATCGGGTGGAACTGTTTGCACAAGATTACTCGTGGCTGCAAGTCAGGCTGGCAGCTTGATTGGCAAGCAAGGTGCCACTATAAAGTCCGTTCAAGATGATTCGAACTGTAACATTCGAGTACTTGGAGGAG AGAACTTGCCCGTGTTTGCTCTACCAGATGATAGTTTAGTTGAGATACAGGGGGAACCCACAGGTGTGCACAAGGCAGTTGAATTAATTGCCACACATCTACGGAAATTTTTAGTTGATCGAAGTGTTGTTGGAGTCTTTGAAATGCAG ATGCAAATACCAAATCCTCGAGCAAGCCGGAACATGCCCCCATCCCAGTCATGGGGACCTCCTCCGCCAGCTTTTCCCATGAATCCTGGTGGACATGGTTATGGGTCGAACCTTCCATTTATGAACCAGCAACCACGTCAATATGATGATTACTATCCACCAATGGACATGGACAAGCAGCCTCGCTCAGGCCCGCATAGTTATGGCAGGGACATGACAAAGGGTGCTTACTCAAATAATGTTCAGCCCCAGCAAGCAGTGATTGCAAAG GTCACTCAGAACACCCAAATTCCCCTCTCATATGCAGATGCTGTTATTGGTCTTAATGGTGCAAATATCAGTTACATTCGTCGTGCTAGTGGTGCAAGTATTGCAATTCAGGAAACAAAGGGTGCTCCTGGTGAGATGACTGTTGAAATTAATGGGTCTGCGTCGCAAGTCCAAGCAGCGCAACAGTTGATACAG AATGCCATTGCTGAGGCCGTAACCAATGCACAGAATAGTGCTGGAGTACCTAGTCATGGTTATAATTCTTACTCATCTCATGGTCCCGTCTACAACTCTCCACTATCGAATGCTGCAGGTCAAGCTGGCCATGCTCCAGCTGGAGAGTATGGCTCACTATATGGTGCTAGTTATGGATATTAG
- the LOC140884025 gene encoding uncharacterized protein produces MAKQDQVIGQMRVVPFVPNPHFALGHEQCIVVQQSHIGPDLGLAPVGDSEISSGQGINRAYFLAPDISLLHCEDIEYHSMYDQDRMHESKYDVVNENALDIVEHGETIINRLDSVMESYDRQFNLASEDDELGFQESDDLDVIENPDMGATSSPNLSIQQSQYVIASPIVQSRSLTPTSTHDLIVGQEFPDVKSCRRALRDMAIAKHFEIQTVKSDKTRFTAKCASEGCPWRVHAAKLPGVPTFTIRTIHSEHKCGGIAHLGHQQASVQWVASSVEKQLRENPHYQPKEILEEIHRVHGITLSYKQAWRGKERFMASLRGSFEEDYRVLPQYCNQIRQTNPGSMTSICVNPVDNSFLRLFISYQASIYGLLNACRPLIGLDNTVLKNKYLGTMLFATGFDGDGMLFPLAFGVVDEDNDENWMWFLSELHNLLETNTENMPSITILSNRKKHIVDAVESKFPTAFHGFCMLHLNESFRKEFNNSVLVNLLWEAANALTVSDFDTKIMEIEEISQDAAYWVQRIPPRLWAASHFEGKRFGHMTSNINDTLNSWILEASGLPIVQMMECIRRQLMIWFNERREASMQWTSLLVPSAERHVSEALERAHTHQVLRANEAEFEVISHEGTNIVDIRNRCCLCRGWQLYGLPCSHAVAALLSCGQNVQRFTESCFTVATYRKAYSQTIHPVPDRTLWREICEGQHSEISNEEIVVNPPKSLRPLGQPRKRRTSAGDHASVKRIVRCSRCNQTGHFRTTCATPI; encoded by the coding sequence ATGGCAAAACAGGACCAGGTAATTGGTCAAATGCGAGTTGtaccatttgttccaaacccgcATTTCGCTCTTGGACATGAACAATGTATAGTGGTGCAACAGAGTCATATTGGGCCTGATTTGGGCTTAGCACCAGTGGGAGACAGTGAGATAAGTTCCGGACAGGGTATTAATCGTGCTTATTTTCTGGCTCCGGATATATCACTTCTGCATTGTGAAGATATTGAATATCATAGCATGTATGATCAAGATCGAATGCATGAGAGTAAGTACGACGTAGTTAATGAGAATGCATTAGATATAGTTGAACATGGGGAGACCATAATCAATCGACTTGATAGTGTAATGGAGAGCTATGATAGGCAATTCAATCTTGCCTCGGAAGATGATGAATTGGGTTTTCAAGAAAGTGATGATTTGGATGTTATCGAGAATCCTGACATGGGTGCTACTTCTTCCCCCAATTTGTCCATTCAACAGTCTCAGTATGTCATTGCTTCCCCTATAGTTCAATCTCGAAGTCTGACTCCCACTTCTACACATGACCTGATAGTAGGACAAGAGTTCCCTGATGTGAAGAGTTGTCGCAGGGCTTTGAGGGATATGGCAATAGCCAAGCACTTTGAGATACAGACAGTCAAGTCCGACAAAACTCGTTTCACTGCCAAATGTGCAAGTGAGGGATGCCCATGGCGAGTTCATGCGGCAAAGCTCCCAGGTGTTCCTACTTTCACCATTAGAACTATTCATTCAGAGCATAAATGTGGAGGAATAGCACATCTTGGTCATCAGCAAGCCTCGGTCCAATGGGTTGCTAGTTCTGTGGAGAAGCAACTTCGAGAAAACCCACATTATCAGCCGAAAGAGATACTAGAGGAGATTCACCGTGTTCATGGCATAACCTTGTCATACAAACAAGCATGGAGGGGGAAGGAGCGATTCATGGCCTCTCTTCGTGGTTCATTTGAAGAAGATTATCGAGTGCTGCCACAATATTGCAACCAAATCAGACAGACAAATCCAGGGAGTATGACTTCAATTTGTGTGAATCCAGTGGACAACAGTTTCTTGCGCCTCTTTATTTCGTATCAGGCATCAATATATGGGTTGTTAAATGCATGCCGCCCTCTTATTGGGCTCGACAATACTGTTTTGAAAAACAAGTACCTTGGGACTATGCTCTTTGCTACAGGTTTTGATGGAGATGGTATGCTGTTTCCTTTAGCATTCGGTGTTGTTGATGAAGACAATGATGAAAACTGGATGTGGTTTCTTTCTGAGCTGCATAACCTACTCGAGACCAACACCGAGAACATGCCGAGTATCACCATCTTGTCCAATAGGAAGAAGCACATTGTTGATGCTGTGGAATCCAAATTTCCGACTGCTTTCCACGGGTTCTGCATGCTTCATCTCAACGAAAGTTTCAGGAAGGAGTTCAATAACAGTGTTCTTGTTAACCTTCTCTGGGAAGCAGCAAACGCTCTTACTGTCTCAGATTTTGACACAAAAATCATGGAGATCGAAGAGATATCCCAGGATGCTGCTTATTGGGTGCAACGAATCCCACCACGCTTGTGGGCTGCCTCACATTTTGAGGGAAAACGTTTCGGGCACATGACATCCAACATAAATGACACATTGAATTCTTGGATTCTTGAAGCATCTGGGCTCCCAATAGTTCAAATGATGGAGTGCATACGTAGGCAACTAATGATTTGGTTCAATGAGCGCCGTGAAGCCAGCATGCAGTGGACGTCTTTACTAGTTCCTTCTGCTGAGAGGCATGTCTCTGAGGCTCTTGAACGTGCACATACACATCAGGTTCTCCGAGCAAATGAAGCTGAATTTGAAGTCATATCTCACGAAGGGACAAATATAGTTGATATCCGAAACCGCTGTTGCTTATGTAGAGGGTGGCAGCTATACGGCCTTCCATGTTCTCATGCTGTGGCAGCTCTTCTTTCTTGCGGGCAAAATGTTCAGCGGTTTACAGAGAGTTGTTTCACTGTGGCTACATATCGAAAGGCATATTCTCAAACGATACATCCTGTACCTGATAGAACCCTTTGGCGGGAAATTTGTGAAGGACAGCATAGTGAAATTTCTAATGAAGAAATTGTTGTGAACCCTCCAAAGTCTCTACGGCCCCTGGGGCAACCAAGGAAAAGGCGGACTAGTGCGGGAGACCATGCTTCGGTAAAGCGGATCGTGCGGTGTAGCCGATGTAACCAGACAGGACATTTTAGAACAACCTGTGCCACCCCTATATAA